Proteins from one Aureimonas sp. SA4125 genomic window:
- a CDS encoding cupin domain-containing protein encodes MTRHLLTFDLAGLTPDSASPAPEKVTDGAPHNRTWNLEETESGVYAGVWESAPGEWRVDYTEWEFCHIVSGVSVLCEDGAEPVTYRAGDSFVIRPGFKGRWRVVETTVKHYVVKV; translated from the coding sequence ATGACCCGCCATCTGCTGACATTCGATCTCGCCGGCCTGACGCCCGACAGCGCGTCGCCCGCACCGGAGAAGGTGACGGACGGCGCGCCGCATAATCGCACATGGAACCTCGAAGAGACCGAAAGTGGCGTCTATGCCGGCGTCTGGGAGTCGGCGCCGGGAGAGTGGCGGGTCGACTACACCGAATGGGAATTCTGCCACATCGTCTCCGGCGTCTCGGTCCTGTGCGAGGACGGCGCCGAGCCCGTCACCTATCGCGCCGGCGACAGCTTCGTCATTCGTCCCGGCTTCAAGGGACGATGGCGGGTCGTCGAGACGACCGTGAAGCATTACGTCGTCAAGGTCTGA
- a CDS encoding cytochrome P450, producing MQVQLPSSLHVDGDDRRLRLDPRDAGFFQNPYPAYGELHRAAVPLFWEELGCLAIAEHRLISAILRDRRFGRIIPDASGRAEGDAVPEGSRNFYGLEANSLMELEPPAHTRLRSFVTKGFVARRIDPLEPSIAAIADDLIDGFADRAEVDLVARFATPLAVAAIARLVGLDASAHADMLAWSHAMVAMYQFGRTPEVEAAADAAAAKFRDFMHAAIATRRRRPADDLISNLIQAETVAGRLGEDEMVATLILLMNAGHEATVHQIGNGVKAVLEAGANGAALFSSRDRSSAAVEEILRFDTPLHLFRRIALEEVELSGGTRLRRGEPVALLLAAGNRDPRRFADPDRFDPERSAFGHVSFDAGIHFCIGAPLARLEMAVALERLFGRLPQIRIATPPRYGDTWHFHGLTRLDLALR from the coding sequence ATGCAAGTACAGCTCCCTTCCAGCCTTCACGTCGACGGAGACGACAGGCGGCTCCGACTGGACCCGCGTGACGCGGGCTTCTTTCAGAATCCCTATCCCGCCTATGGCGAACTCCACCGGGCGGCTGTGCCGCTCTTCTGGGAGGAACTCGGCTGCCTCGCCATTGCCGAGCACAGACTGATCTCGGCCATCCTTCGCGACCGCCGCTTCGGACGCATCATCCCCGATGCATCAGGACGGGCCGAGGGCGACGCTGTGCCGGAGGGAAGCCGCAACTTCTATGGCTTGGAAGCCAACTCCCTGATGGAGCTGGAGCCGCCGGCCCACACGCGCCTGCGGAGTTTCGTGACGAAGGGCTTTGTCGCCCGCCGGATCGATCCTCTGGAGCCCAGCATCGCGGCGATTGCGGATGATCTGATCGACGGCTTTGCCGACAGGGCCGAGGTCGACCTCGTCGCGCGCTTCGCGACCCCGCTTGCCGTCGCCGCGATCGCCCGTCTCGTCGGACTGGATGCTAGCGCCCACGCCGACATGCTCGCCTGGTCGCACGCCATGGTCGCGATGTATCAGTTCGGCCGCACGCCGGAAGTCGAGGCTGCAGCGGATGCAGCCGCCGCGAAGTTTCGCGATTTCATGCACGCGGCCATCGCGACCCGCCGCCGTCGGCCCGCAGACGACCTGATCTCAAACCTGATCCAAGCGGAGACGGTAGCCGGCCGGCTCGGCGAGGACGAGATGGTCGCAACCCTCATCCTCCTGATGAATGCCGGCCACGAGGCAACGGTGCACCAGATCGGCAACGGGGTGAAGGCCGTGCTCGAGGCCGGCGCGAACGGCGCGGCGCTCTTTTCCAGCCGCGATCGCAGTTCCGCAGCGGTGGAAGAGATCCTGCGCTTCGACACGCCCTTGCATCTGTTCCGGCGCATTGCCCTCGAAGAGGTCGAGCTTTCCGGCGGTACGCGGTTGCGGCGGGGCGAACCGGTGGCTCTGCTTCTGGCCGCCGGCAACCGCGATCCCCGTCGCTTCGCCGATCCCGATCGCTTCGACCCGGAGCGCTCGGCCTTCGGCCACGTTTCCTTCGACGCCGGCATCCATTTCTGCATCGGCGCGCCGCTCGCGCGGCTGGAAATGGCGGTGGCGCTCGAGCGGTTGTTCGGGCGGCTGCCGCAGATCCGGATCGCCACTCCGCCGCGCTATGGCGACACCTGGCATTTTCATGGACTGACCCGGCTCGATCTTGCGCTTCGCTGA
- a CDS encoding heme-binding protein — protein sequence MFRDTSSAYDRIAESIGDIGERIGELEHQISERISPTPSITERVRRSVGFPSRSHSFLPDTFRNLSMPTVSDARSSYRSLIEAMPDLRGQLSELRSHLPSWGASELASRLPDPRLPRAPSFRRGMQAQQGLAFLRGRPALTTVLVAGGVIAVVGAAFYVSKKVAEHTEEPDYDTVRTDGDIEIRDYDAMIVAETIKSGYHEKARRIGFETLADYIFAGNRAGKKIAMTAPVLQQLSENEGKTKGWAIRFVMPKKFTKDTLPAPGSDDVAIRELPSKRVVAIRFNGNFTASLASKKLMILYNYIAEENMKQKGDPEYAFYNPPWTPGFMKRNEILIEVER from the coding sequence ATGTTTCGCGACACATCCAGCGCCTACGATCGCATCGCCGAGTCGATCGGAGATATCGGTGAGCGCATCGGTGAACTGGAGCACCAGATCTCGGAACGCATCAGTCCGACGCCATCAATCACCGAGCGCGTTCGCCGCTCCGTGGGCTTCCCCTCGCGTTCGCACTCCTTTCTCCCGGATACGTTCCGCAACCTGTCGATGCCGACGGTCTCGGACGCCCGTTCATCCTACCGCAGCCTCATCGAGGCGATGCCCGACCTGCGCGGGCAGCTCAGCGAACTGAGGTCGCACCTTCCGTCCTGGGGGGCGTCCGAGCTGGCGTCGCGCCTGCCTGATCCCCGCTTGCCGCGCGCGCCCAGCTTCCGCCGCGGGATGCAGGCTCAGCAGGGTCTCGCCTTTCTTCGCGGCCGTCCGGCGTTGACGACGGTTCTCGTTGCCGGCGGTGTGATCGCGGTGGTCGGCGCGGCGTTCTACGTCAGCAAGAAAGTGGCCGAGCACACCGAGGAGCCGGATTACGATACCGTCCGGACGGACGGTGACATCGAGATTCGCGACTACGATGCGATGATCGTCGCGGAGACCATCAAGAGTGGCTACCACGAGAAGGCGCGGCGCATCGGCTTCGAAACGCTCGCCGACTATATCTTTGCCGGCAACCGCGCCGGAAAGAAGATCGCGATGACGGCACCCGTCCTGCAGCAGCTGTCGGAGAACGAAGGCAAGACCAAGGGCTGGGCCATCCGCTTCGTCATGCCGAAGAAGTTCACCAAGGACACGCTGCCGGCCCCGGGCTCCGACGACGTGGCGATCCGCGAACTGCCCTCGAAGCGCGTCGTCGCGATCCGCTTCAACGGCAACTTCACCGCGAGCCTCGCTTCGAAGAAGCTCATGATCCTCTACAACTACATTGCCGAGGAAAACATGAAGCAGAAGGGGGATCCGGAATACGCCTTCTACAACCCGCCTTGGACCCCCGGCTTCATGAAGCGCAACGAGATCCTCATCGAGGTCGAACGCTGA
- a CDS encoding SRPBCC family protein — protein MTDINSSASDGPGTANAATSIRVARSGMAEAAPDKVWTIIGDFCGIADWHFAVERCVLSDEGGVRTPTLTLVGGATLVEAEVERDDAARTYSYKIVEGPLPVSNYLSTLSVRPATGAGSSEIAWTGSFDAKGVSVDEASGIIAGIYESGIAALVAKAAE, from the coding sequence ATGACAGACATCAACTCATCGGCTTCTGACGGGCCCGGAACGGCGAACGCCGCCACGTCGATCCGAGTCGCGCGCAGTGGCATGGCCGAGGCGGCACCGGACAAGGTGTGGACGATCATCGGCGATTTCTGCGGCATCGCCGACTGGCATTTTGCCGTCGAACGATGCGTCCTGTCCGACGAGGGCGGAGTGCGGACGCCAACCCTGACGCTTGTCGGCGGCGCCACGCTCGTGGAAGCAGAGGTCGAGCGCGATGACGCCGCAAGGACCTACAGCTACAAGATCGTCGAAGGACCGCTGCCGGTCAGCAACTATCTCTCGACATTGTCGGTGAGACCGGCCACTGGCGCGGGCAGCAGCGAAATAGCCTGGACCGGCTCGTTCGACGCCAAGGGCGTCAGCGTCGACGAAGCGAGCGGCATCATCGCCGGCATTTACGAAAGCGGGATTGCTGCGCTGGTGGCGAAAGCTGCGGAATAG
- a CDS encoding EAL domain-containing protein: protein MLNAAAKEALRERKVEFGYAATGAGLGLAFSVTGLLVDMQVRAWSSLDPSAAATFSATAMHSLALLSPAIIGWIFLTIGRSQRLLRDKLMQLNQTEQLLRSQAHLDPVTGLYNRAYLTKRLEEGLATRIWERRGVVLYMLDLDDFKHINDTFGHRAGDLVLEEVARRLIAAAGPEDLSVRLGGDEFVVVHFPAADETLPELFAEKLLAMVTREMRVDDTRISPNTSIGIARVGLDGATWSDVMRSVDVALYQAKLEAQSSYRLFVPEMKAMKDDQLLLEAEMRAGIDRGEFELHYQPIYGTTSGAIRSFEALVRWNHPTRGLVPPLDFIPLAETSGLIVRLGRFVLIEACRTAATWPKPIGIAVNLSPVQFKDANLVDHVEQALAQSGLAPGRLDLEITESLLLEASHRVKTAMSRLRALGVRITMDDFGTGFSSLSNLRNFSFDRLKIDRSFTRDVAASTEDAEIVRTIVRLSRTLRMETILEGVETESQLSFARSEGLTEVQGFYYSKPMTGDAVDVLLAERDDDSPAIAASAA, encoded by the coding sequence ATGCTGAACGCTGCAGCCAAGGAAGCGCTCCGCGAGCGCAAAGTCGAATTCGGCTACGCGGCAACGGGAGCGGGGCTCGGCCTCGCCTTCTCCGTGACCGGGCTTCTCGTCGACATGCAGGTCCGGGCCTGGAGCAGTCTCGACCCCAGTGCGGCCGCGACGTTTTCCGCAACGGCGATGCACAGCCTCGCGCTGCTCTCGCCGGCGATCATCGGTTGGATTTTCCTGACCATCGGCCGCTCGCAGCGTCTCCTGCGCGACAAGCTCATGCAGTTGAACCAGACCGAACAGCTGCTGCGCAGTCAGGCACATCTCGATCCCGTCACGGGGCTCTACAACCGCGCCTATCTCACCAAGCGCCTGGAGGAGGGCCTCGCGACGCGGATCTGGGAGCGACGCGGCGTGGTCCTCTACATGCTCGATCTCGACGACTTCAAGCATATCAACGACACCTTCGGTCACCGCGCCGGCGATCTCGTTCTGGAAGAAGTGGCGCGGCGACTGATCGCCGCCGCGGGACCCGAAGACCTCTCGGTCCGCCTCGGTGGCGACGAGTTCGTGGTCGTGCATTTTCCGGCCGCCGACGAGACCTTGCCGGAGCTCTTTGCCGAGAAGCTTCTCGCCATGGTCACGCGGGAGATGCGGGTGGACGACACGCGTATCAGCCCCAATACTTCGATCGGCATCGCCCGCGTCGGCCTCGATGGCGCAACATGGTCCGACGTCATGCGCTCCGTCGACGTCGCGCTGTATCAGGCCAAGCTCGAGGCCCAGAGCAGCTACCGCCTCTTCGTGCCGGAGATGAAGGCGATGAAGGACGATCAGCTCCTGCTCGAGGCGGAAATGCGGGCCGGCATCGATCGGGGAGAATTCGAGCTTCACTACCAGCCGATCTACGGCACGACGAGCGGCGCGATCCGCAGCTTCGAGGCCCTGGTGCGGTGGAATCATCCGACGCGCGGCCTGGTGCCGCCGCTCGATTTCATCCCGCTGGCGGAAACCTCCGGCCTCATCGTCCGGCTGGGGCGCTTTGTTCTGATCGAAGCTTGCCGGACGGCGGCGACCTGGCCGAAGCCGATCGGCATTGCCGTCAACCTGTCGCCTGTTCAATTCAAGGACGCCAATCTCGTCGACCATGTCGAACAGGCGCTTGCGCAAAGCGGCCTCGCGCCGGGGCGGCTTGATCTCGAAATCACGGAATCGCTGCTGCTCGAAGCCTCGCACCGGGTCAAGACGGCGATGTCGCGCCTGCGCGCACTCGGCGTGCGCATCACAATGGACGATTTCGGCACCGGCTTCTCGAGCCTGTCGAACCTTCGCAATTTTTCCTTCGATCGCCTGAAGATCGACCGGTCCTTCACCCGCGACGTCGCGGCGAGCACCGAGGATGCCGAGATCGTGCGCACGATCGTACGCCTGTCGCGGACGTTGCGGATGGAAACCATTCTCGAAGGGGTCGAGACCGAGAGCCAGCTGTCCTTCGCCCGCTCGGAGGGGCTGACCGAAGTCCAGGGCTTCTACTATTCGAAACCCATGACCGGTGACGCCGTCGACGTCCTCCTTGCCGAACGCGACGACGACTCCCCCGCGATAGCTGCCTCGGCCGCCTGA
- a CDS encoding SMP-30/gluconolactonase/LRE family protein, which yields MKPETVTTTVLDAPACLLGEGPAYDAQTDTAWWFDILGKGLFEHVFATGRTRRHDLPFMASQLSVIDAERQMIFADTGLFVRDVTSGNLTLHTAIEADNAATRSNDGRVHPCGALWMGTMGREAETGLGAIYWFYRGELRQLYKNISIPNAICFSADGATAYYTDTPTGLLMRVATDPATGLPIGEPAVFHDTRATGGGPDGAVVDAEGCLWNARWGGGRLDVYGPDGAVRRSFGLPVSQPTCPLFVGSDAGRMLVTSARKGAPTTEDRAGTTLLLGLPVRGRHDARLALV from the coding sequence ATGAAGCCCGAAACGGTCACCACGACGGTTCTCGATGCGCCTGCCTGCCTCCTCGGTGAAGGGCCAGCCTACGACGCCCAGACCGATACCGCCTGGTGGTTCGACATTCTGGGAAAGGGGCTGTTCGAGCATGTGTTCGCGACCGGCAGGACGCGGCGGCACGACCTGCCGTTCATGGCGAGCCAGTTGTCGGTCATCGACGCCGAACGGCAGATGATCTTCGCCGATACCGGTCTCTTCGTCCGCGACGTCACCAGCGGAAACCTGACGCTGCACACCGCGATCGAGGCGGACAACGCCGCCACCCGGTCGAATGACGGCCGGGTGCATCCCTGCGGTGCGCTCTGGATGGGCACGATGGGACGGGAAGCCGAAACCGGCCTCGGGGCCATCTACTGGTTTTACCGCGGGGAGTTGCGGCAGCTTTACAAGAATATATCGATCCCCAACGCGATCTGTTTCTCGGCCGACGGCGCCACCGCCTATTATACCGATACGCCGACCGGCCTCCTGATGCGCGTGGCGACCGATCCGGCGACGGGTCTGCCGATCGGCGAGCCCGCCGTCTTCCATGACACTCGCGCGACCGGCGGTGGCCCCGACGGTGCGGTGGTGGATGCCGAGGGATGCCTGTGGAACGCCCGCTGGGGCGGCGGCCGGCTCGATGTTTACGGCCCCGACGGCGCCGTCCGGCGCTCGTTCGGCCTTCCCGTCAGCCAGCCGACCTGCCCGCTTTTCGTCGGCTCCGATGCCGGACGAATGCTGGTCACGTCAGCTCGAAAGGGTGCGCCGACCACCGAAGACCGGGCCGGCACGACGCTTCTGCTCGGACTGCCCGTTCGAGGACGGCATGACGCACGGCTTGCGCTGGTCTGA
- a CDS encoding 2-dehydro-3-deoxy-6-phosphogalactonate aldolase translates to MSQSPFADAALPQIAWPALKRSLVAILRGLTPDETETVVGGLIELGFEAIEIPLNSPDPFRSIETAAKMAPAGVLIGAGTVLSTDSVDRLNDAGGRLLVSPNVNPAVIRRAAGHGMVTMPGVFTPTEAFAAIEAGASALKFFPAGVLGISGIQAMMAVLPKDVPIGVVGGVSDKDFEAFGRVGVKAFGLGSSLYKAGMPANEVVARGAAAIAAYDAAFAANRA, encoded by the coding sequence ATGAGCCAGTCCCCCTTCGCCGACGCCGCCCTTCCCCAAATCGCCTGGCCCGCGCTCAAGCGCTCGCTGGTCGCGATCCTGCGGGGCCTGACGCCCGATGAAACCGAAACGGTGGTGGGCGGCCTGATCGAGCTCGGCTTCGAGGCGATCGAGATCCCGCTGAATTCGCCCGACCCCTTCCGCTCCATCGAGACCGCCGCGAAGATGGCACCGGCGGGCGTCCTCATCGGCGCCGGGACGGTGCTGTCGACCGATTCCGTCGACCGGCTGAACGATGCCGGCGGCCGCCTCCTCGTCAGCCCGAACGTCAATCCCGCGGTGATCCGCCGCGCGGCCGGACATGGCATGGTGACCATGCCGGGCGTCTTCACGCCGACCGAGGCCTTCGCCGCGATCGAGGCCGGCGCCTCGGCGCTGAAGTTCTTTCCCGCCGGCGTCCTCGGCATCTCCGGCATCCAGGCGATGATGGCCGTGCTGCCGAAGGACGTGCCGATCGGCGTCGTCGGCGGCGTTTCCGACAAGGACTTCGAGGCCTTCGGCCGCGTCGGCGTCAAGGCCTTTGGCCTGGGATCCAGCCTCTACAAGGCCGGGATGCCCGCGAACGAGGTTGTTGCGCGGGGCGCTGCGGCGATCGCCGCCTATGATGCAGCCTTTGCGGCGAACAGGGCATGA
- a CDS encoding 2-dehydro-3-deoxygalactonokinase, whose translation MTTSDTRPFCAAVDWGTTSFRLWLLGRDGTVLGERRSRDGMQSAAKPGFQAVLEQHLSAVKAADDLPVIVCGMAGSRQGWVEAPYVDAPASFDAIAGGAIRVPDMARDVRILPGVAQRPGMAGGALAGDGLPFGPDVIRGEETQVMGLGLSPGSLLCLPGTHSKWISIGDQRIEAFSSFMTGELFQLLSTQSILRHTLDAEADVMAESASFIGGVEAGHGAPALILNRLFSMRAEGLFGSRSPAKALARLSGMLLGLEISGAAAIYPQRSVFLAASGPLFDLYRTALAATGWTVTVADADEAVRKGLMAGALQCFNPA comes from the coding sequence ATGACGACATCAGACACACGCCCCTTCTGTGCGGCCGTCGACTGGGGGACGACGAGTTTCCGCCTCTGGCTGCTCGGCCGTGACGGGACGGTGCTCGGCGAGCGGCGCAGCCGGGACGGCATGCAGTCGGCGGCAAAGCCTGGTTTCCAGGCGGTGCTGGAGCAGCATCTTTCGGCGGTGAAGGCAGCGGACGACCTGCCGGTGATCGTCTGCGGCATGGCGGGTTCGCGCCAGGGCTGGGTCGAGGCGCCCTATGTCGACGCGCCCGCCAGCTTCGACGCCATCGCCGGCGGCGCCATCCGCGTGCCGGACATGGCCCGCGACGTTCGCATCCTGCCCGGTGTGGCTCAGCGCCCCGGCATGGCCGGCGGAGCGCTTGCCGGCGACGGGCTGCCCTTCGGCCCTGACGTCATCCGCGGCGAGGAAACGCAGGTCATGGGTCTCGGTCTTTCGCCCGGCTCGCTCCTCTGCCTGCCCGGCACGCATTCCAAATGGATCAGCATCGGCGATCAAAGGATCGAGGCTTTCTCGAGCTTCATGACGGGCGAATTGTTCCAGCTCCTGTCCACGCAGTCGATCCTGCGCCACACCCTCGATGCCGAGGCCGACGTCATGGCCGAGAGCGCGAGCTTCATCGGCGGCGTCGAGGCCGGGCATGGGGCGCCGGCCTTGATCCTCAACCGACTGTTCTCGATGCGCGCCGAGGGACTCTTCGGCAGCCGCAGCCCGGCCAAGGCGCTGGCGCGCCTGTCGGGCATGCTCCTCGGCCTCGAGATATCAGGCGCCGCCGCGATCTATCCGCAACGCAGCGTCTTCCTCGCCGCCTCGGGCCCGCTCTTCGATCTCTACCGCACGGCACTCGCCGCCACCGGCTGGACCGTCACCGTCGCCGATGCCGACGAAGCCGTCCGCAAGGGTCTCATGGCCGGCGCCCTCCAATGTTTCAATCCTGCGTGA
- a CDS encoding IlvD/Edd family dehydratase: MLKKNENSGQTKLRSRAWFDNPSNPDMTALYLERYLNFGLSLEELQSGMPIIGIAQTGSDLSPCNRHHLELAKRVRDGIREMGGIPLEFPVHPIQETGKRPTAGLDRNLAYLALVEVLYGYPLDGVVLTIGCDKTTPACLMAAATVNIPAIALSVGPMLNGWFRGERTGSGTIVWKARELMAKGEIDYQGFIKLVASSAPSTGYCNTMGTATTMNSLAEALGMQLPGSAAIPAPYRDRQEMSYLTGKRIVEMVHEDLKPSDILTREAFENAIRVNSAIGGSTNAPIHLNALARHVGVELDIDDWQKYGEEIPLLVNLQPAGEYLGEDYYHAGGVPAVVNQLMTQGLIHEDAPTVNGKSIGDNCRGARIEDENVIRTFDKPIKTHAGFRVLRGNLFDSAIMKLSVISPEFRQRYLANAEDPEAFEGRAIVFDGPEDYHHRIDDPTLAIDEHCVLFMRGAGPIGYPGAAEVVNMRAPDYLIKRGISSLACIGDGRQSGTSGSPSILNASPEAAAGGGLALLQTGDKVRIDIGRGTADILISEAELATRRQALADDGGYHYPAHQTPWQEIQRAIVGQLSTGAVLEPAIAYQRIAQTKGLPRDNH; this comes from the coding sequence ATGTTGAAGAAGAACGAAAATTCCGGCCAGACGAAACTGCGTTCGCGCGCCTGGTTCGACAATCCCAGCAATCCCGACATGACGGCGCTCTATCTCGAGCGCTACCTGAACTTCGGCCTCAGCCTGGAGGAGCTGCAGTCCGGCATGCCGATCATCGGCATCGCGCAGACCGGCTCGGACCTCAGCCCCTGCAACCGCCATCACCTGGAACTGGCCAAGCGCGTGCGCGACGGCATCCGCGAGATGGGCGGCATTCCGCTGGAGTTTCCGGTGCATCCGATCCAGGAGACCGGAAAGCGTCCGACGGCGGGTCTCGACCGCAACCTCGCCTATCTCGCCCTCGTCGAGGTGCTCTACGGCTATCCGCTCGACGGCGTCGTTCTGACCATCGGTTGTGACAAGACGACGCCCGCCTGCCTGATGGCGGCGGCGACGGTGAACATCCCGGCGATCGCGCTCTCGGTTGGCCCGATGCTGAACGGCTGGTTCCGCGGCGAGCGCACGGGCTCGGGCACGATCGTCTGGAAGGCGCGCGAGCTGATGGCCAAGGGCGAGATCGACTACCAGGGTTTCATCAAGCTCGTGGCGTCCTCGGCGCCGTCGACCGGCTATTGCAACACCATGGGCACGGCGACGACGATGAACTCGCTCGCCGAAGCGCTCGGCATGCAGCTCCCGGGCTCGGCCGCGATCCCGGCGCCCTACCGCGACCGGCAGGAAATGAGCTACCTCACCGGCAAGCGCATCGTCGAGATGGTGCACGAGGACCTGAAACCCTCCGACATCCTGACCCGTGAAGCCTTCGAGAATGCCATCCGCGTCAACTCGGCGATCGGCGGCTCGACCAACGCGCCGATCCATCTGAACGCCCTCGCCCGCCATGTCGGCGTCGAGCTCGACATCGACGACTGGCAGAAATACGGCGAGGAGATCCCGCTGCTGGTCAACCTGCAGCCAGCCGGCGAATATCTCGGCGAGGACTACTACCACGCCGGCGGCGTGCCGGCGGTGGTGAACCAGCTTATGACGCAGGGGCTCATCCACGAGGACGCGCCGACCGTGAATGGTAAATCGATCGGCGACAACTGCCGCGGCGCGCGGATCGAGGACGAGAACGTCATCCGGACCTTCGACAAGCCGATCAAGACGCATGCCGGATTCCGCGTCCTGCGCGGCAATCTGTTCGATTCCGCCATCATGAAGCTGTCGGTGATCTCGCCCGAATTCCGCCAGCGCTATCTCGCCAACGCCGAGGATCCGGAGGCCTTCGAGGGCCGCGCCATCGTCTTCGACGGCCCGGAGGACTACCACCACCGCATCGACGACCCGACGCTGGCGATCGACGAGCACTGCGTCCTTTTCATGCGCGGCGCCGGTCCCATCGGCTATCCCGGTGCGGCCGAGGTCGTGAACATGCGGGCCCCCGACTACCTCATCAAGCGCGGCATCTCCTCGCTTGCCTGCATCGGCGACGGCCGCCAGTCCGGCACCTCCGGCTCGCCCTCCATCCTCAACGCCTCGCCGGAAGCGGCGGCCGGCGGCGGCCTCGCTCTGCTCCAGACGGGCGACAAGGTCCGCATCGACATCGGCCGCGGTACCGCCGACATCCTGATCTCGGAAGCCGAACTGGCGACGCGTCGCCAGGCGCTTGCCGACGACGGCGGCTACCACTACCCGGCGCACCAGACGCCGTGGCAGGAGATCCAGCGCGCCATCGTCGGGCAGCTGTCGACCGGCGCGGTCCTGGAGCCGGCGATCGCCTACCAGCGCATCGCCCAGACCAAGGGACTGCCGCGCGATAATCACTGA
- a CDS encoding Gfo/Idh/MocA family oxidoreductase: protein MKTITVGLVGVGKIARDQHIPSLARTPGIELAAACSRNAAVDGVRNFATLNEMLAAMPELDAVALCTPPHVRHALAAEALAAGKHVLLEKPPGATLSEIEPLIAMAEEKSLTLFATWHSRFAPAVIPAREFLADARIRSVSVEWKEDVRHWHPGQEWIWEPGGLGVFDPGINALSIVTAILPRPIFLTTASLEFPANRATPIAADLAFTDGEGLAVAAVFDWRQTGPQTWDIHVETDKGRLTLSSGGAKLAIDGAAVGIGPEAEYDGIYARFADLVQTGRSDVDVSPLRHVADAFMLGRRLEVDAFD, encoded by the coding sequence ATGAAAACCATCACGGTCGGCCTCGTCGGTGTCGGCAAGATCGCCAGGGATCAGCACATCCCCTCCCTCGCCCGCACGCCGGGCATCGAACTCGCCGCCGCCTGCAGTCGCAATGCGGCCGTCGACGGTGTCCGAAATTTCGCGACGCTGAACGAGATGCTGGCGGCCATGCCTGAACTCGACGCCGTCGCGCTCTGCACGCCGCCGCATGTCCGACACGCGCTCGCGGCCGAGGCGCTTGCGGCGGGAAAGCACGTGCTGCTGGAGAAGCCGCCCGGCGCCACCCTGTCGGAGATCGAACCGCTCATCGCGATGGCCGAGGAGAAGAGCCTGACGCTCTTCGCCACCTGGCATTCGCGCTTTGCCCCCGCCGTCATCCCGGCCCGCGAATTTCTCGCCGATGCCCGGATCCGTTCGGTGTCCGTGGAGTGGAAGGAAGACGTTCGCCACTGGCATCCCGGCCAGGAGTGGATCTGGGAGCCGGGTGGTCTCGGCGTCTTCGATCCTGGCATCAACGCTTTGTCGATCGTCACCGCGATCCTCCCGCGGCCGATCTTCCTGACCACGGCGTCGCTGGAATTTCCGGCCAACCGCGCGACGCCGATCGCCGCCGACCTCGCCTTCACGGACGGCGAAGGCTTGGCGGTCGCGGCTGTCTTCGACTGGCGCCAGACCGGCCCGCAGACCTGGGACATCCATGTCGAGACGGACAAGGGACGGCTGACGCTGTCGTCGGGCGGCGCCAAGCTCGCGATCGACGGCGCGGCTGTGGGCATCGGCCCCGAAGCGGAATATGATGGGATCTACGCCCGCTTCGCCGACCTCGTCCAGACCGGCCGGTCGGATGTCGACGTCTCGCCGCTCCGCCATGTCGCCGACGCCTTCATGCTCGGCCGCCGCCTGGAGGTCGACGCCTTCGACTGA